The DNA region TACTCTCCTTTTCTTCACTATTTTTATTACTAACAGATTTAAACACGTCATCCTGTTAGTTAAATCTCTATGTTTTTTCCCTAATTTCTATGTAGTTTTCCATTTCTATACGAACCTTGCACGGTTAGAAAAGTACTATTGCTGTGAGTTTCCTTGGTTGCAGATTAGTTTTCGGCATGTTCTTtgtttaattttctatttaaagtAAAAAATATCATTCAATTATTGAATGTTGTACCATTTATTTTGATGGAAGCTTATGTTGTGTTTTATGGTGATAGAAGATCCATGGTCATCGGATCGAACTATGCGGATCATTATTCAAGATGACACGTACAGAGACATAATTAATTGGAAGGCGTTACCAAAATCTTTTATGCCGAGTACTATAGATGTTGCCAAAGAAGATCGGTGTTCAGAATCAGAAGCTTTTCTCCTAATGGTTGAATCAGATGACAGTATAGCTGCAGTTAAAGCGTACATTCAAGAGGAAAAGTGCATCCCTTTTAAGAAACAAAAGTTGTTGAATGAAGATGGCGGAGTTCTGAGAGATGAGCAGAGACTTGTTTCTGTGGGAATCAAGAAAGGATCTACCTTAATCCTTCGATATGCACCGATAACGCAAATCTATGTGTCAAAACTTGATGGTCGCAAGTTTAAGTTAATGGTTGAGAGTGATGACATGGTTGCAGATGTTAAAGCCGCCATTCAAGAAAAGGAGGG from Lycium barbarum isolate Lr01 chromosome 10, ASM1917538v2, whole genome shotgun sequence includes:
- the LOC132615075 gene encoding uncharacterized protein LOC132615075 isoform X2; protein product: MKRSGRSSDKGTKQMDAEPNPWSSDRTMRIIIQDDTYRDIINWKALPKSFMPSTIDVAKEDRCSESEAFLLMVESDDSIAAVKAYIQEEKCIPFKKQKLLNEDGGVLRDEQRLVSVGIKKGSTLILRYAPITQIYVSKLDGRKFKLMVESDDMVADVKAAIQEKEGIRFHKQRLIFDGKNLEDNVSLISYGIQYDSVLHLVQKLCGC
- the LOC132615075 gene encoding uncharacterized protein LOC132615075 isoform X1 — its product is MKRSGRSSDKGTKQMDAEPKDPWSSDRTMRIIIQDDTYRDIINWKALPKSFMPSTIDVAKEDRCSESEAFLLMVESDDSIAAVKAYIQEEKCIPFKKQKLLNEDGGVLRDEQRLVSVGIKKGSTLILRYAPITQIYVSKLDGRKFKLMVESDDMVADVKAAIQEKEGIRFHKQRLIFDGKNLEDNVSLISYGIQYDSVLHLVQKLCGC